Within the Dehalococcoidales bacterium genome, the region ACATTCCCATTTGAATTGAAGCCCTCTCGTCTTAATCTCAGCGCAGATCCTGCTGAGGCGGTCGCGGCTCAGGGTGAAAACGTCGTCAGCGAAATGGATGTAATCATACCCCAGGGAAAGCGCCTGCTCCACTTCGTCCACCACGTTCTCAGGTGACCGTTCGCGGTAGGAGACTCCGAAAACCGCGTTACTGCAGAATTCACAGTTGAAGGGGCACCCCCGGGTGGTAATCAGTGTGGTACCGGCGTTGCCGGACCGTTTTCGCCAGTAATCGATATACTTCTCGTTCGGGAAGAGATCCCTCGCCGGAAAGGCGATCGTGTCCAGGTTCGCTTGCATCTGGCGCTGAGGTGTAAGAATGACCCGGCTCTCATGCTCCCCGGCCTGGCCGTTACTTCCGCTCCTGTAGGCAATTCCCGGTATCAGTCCCAGGTCCCGATTCTGCCGGAAACCGTCCAGTACCTCCAGTATGGTTTCCTCTCCCTCCCCCCTCACCACGACATCGAAGTAGTCCGTGAAAGGGGCAGGGTCACATGACGGAAGCGGCCCACCGGCGATGATTAGTTTACCCTTATTTCGCAGGATTCCGGCCAGCGCCAGGCTGTCTTCGCGCATGGTAACCATGCTGTAGATACCAACGACATCAGCATTTATACGCAGGGCTTTTTCCACGGCACTCTTCCTGTCCATAAAGGTACAGTCCAAGATATCAACGTGGTAGCCGGCATTCCTCAGGCTGGCGGCGAGGTATCCCAGTCCCAGGGGAGGGAAGCGGAAGATTGATTTATCATGACGGGGAAGGAAATAGGGGTATATCAGCAGTACTGAAGTCACCGGTCTTCTCCTATCCTGATATCGTAGGCGAAACTGGCGGTATTCCCGGGCAATACATAGTTGAGCCCTGACCAGGCAAGACGGTTCCTCTCAAGCTCCCTGCCGCGGAATAT harbors:
- a CDS encoding radical SAM protein, coding for MTSVLLIYPYFLPRHDKSIFRFPPLGLGYLAASLRNAGYHVDILDCTFMDRKSAVEKALRINADVVGIYSMVTMREDSLALAGILRNKGKLIIAGGPLPSCDPAPFTDYFDVVVRGEGEETILEVLDGFRQNRDLGLIPGIAYRSGSNGQAGEHESRVILTPQRQMQANLDTIAFPARDLFPNEKYIDYWRKRSGNAGTTLITTRGCPFNCEFCSNAVFGVSYRERSPENVVDEVEQALSLGYDYIHFADDVFTLSRDRLSRICAEIKTRGLQFKWECLGRVDSIDADIAKEMREAGCERIFFGIESADNSILRLMNKKITVERARKAIEAAGSAGIRTGAFFILCYPGETNNTVLRTIRFATALPLDYLSFTLPYPLPGTALFERVEGSIAREWRSRGGFLTEHTLTFDGDFSEAKTKFAIVKAKSQFLLRKRLGRYSPILSKPMELLTDAIFRLMR